The Bacteroidales bacterium genome includes a region encoding these proteins:
- the ung gene encoding uracil-DNA glycosylase: MENKKPNIHESWYRVLKEEFEADYFAKLKSFLVEEKKRNIIYPPGPQIFSAFDSTPFDKVKVVILGQDPYHGPGQAHGLCFSVNPGIKHPPSLRNIFKEIEDDLGIPYPKSGSLIPWTKQGVLLFNATLTVRAHQAGSHQKKGWEQFTDAIIKKLSNEKEKLIFLLWGNFAISKSALIDQSKHHILTAVHPSPLSAHRGFFGCKHFSKTNQLLSQNGLKPIDWRVEN; this comes from the coding sequence ATGGAAAATAAAAAACCAAATATTCACGAGAGTTGGTACAGGGTACTAAAAGAAGAATTTGAAGCAGATTATTTTGCCAAATTAAAATCTTTTTTAGTAGAAGAAAAAAAGAGAAATATTATTTATCCTCCCGGACCTCAAATTTTTTCTGCCTTCGACTCTACTCCTTTTGACAAAGTTAAAGTTGTTATTTTAGGTCAGGATCCTTATCACGGTCCGGGACAGGCTCACGGCTTATGCTTTTCGGTAAATCCGGGTATAAAACATCCTCCTTCGTTAAGGAATATTTTTAAAGAAATTGAAGATGATCTTGGTATTCCTTACCCTAAAAGTGGGTCATTAATTCCTTGGACAAAACAAGGCGTTTTATTATTTAATGCTACCTTAACCGTTCGTGCACATCAAGCGGGATCGCATCAAAAAAAGGGATGGGAACAGTTTACAGATGCCATTATCAAGAAGTTATCCAACGAAAAGGAAAAACTTATTTTCTTACTCTGGGGAAATTTTGCCATTTCAAAATCAGCTTTAATTGATCAATCCAAACACCATATTTTAACTGCCGTTCATCCTTCGCCCCTATCGGCTCATAGAGGATTTTTTGGATGCAAACATTTTTCAAAAACAAACCAACTCCTCAGTCAAAATGGTTTAAAACCTATCGACTGGCGTGTTGAAAATTAA